In Nakamurella alba, a single genomic region encodes these proteins:
- a CDS encoding 3-oxoacyl-ACP reductase: MTGRLQGKVAVITGGCSGIGLATGRRFAEEGATVVIGDLDDTRGPAVAEELGGAYLRTDVTDPDGVEALFALAKNTYGSVDVAFNNAGISPPEDDSILTTDLAAWRKVQEVNLTSVYLCCKAALPYMLEQGRGSIINTASFVAVMGAATSQISYTASKGGVLSMSRELGVQFARQGVRVNALCPGPVNTPLLQELFAKDPERAARRLVHNPVGRFAEPTEIANAVLFLASDESSFITASQFLVDGGISGAYVTPLD; this comes from the coding sequence ATGACCGGACGTCTGCAGGGCAAGGTCGCCGTGATCACCGGCGGCTGTTCGGGGATCGGGCTGGCCACCGGCCGCCGGTTCGCGGAGGAGGGCGCGACGGTGGTGATCGGCGACCTCGACGACACCCGCGGCCCGGCCGTGGCCGAGGAGCTCGGCGGCGCGTACCTGCGCACCGACGTCACCGACCCGGACGGAGTCGAGGCGCTCTTCGCCCTGGCCAAGAACACCTACGGCAGCGTGGATGTCGCCTTCAACAACGCCGGCATCTCGCCGCCGGAGGACGACTCGATCCTCACCACCGACCTGGCCGCCTGGCGCAAGGTGCAGGAGGTCAACCTGACCTCTGTCTACCTCTGCTGCAAGGCCGCGCTGCCCTACATGCTGGAACAGGGCAGGGGCTCGATCATCAACACGGCGTCGTTCGTCGCGGTGATGGGGGCGGCCACCTCGCAGATCTCCTACACCGCTTCCAAGGGCGGGGTGCTGTCGATGAGCCGCGAACTCGGTGTGCAGTTCGCCCGGCAGGGCGTGCGGGTCAACGCGCTCTGCCCCGGCCCGGTGAACACCCCGTTGCTGCAGGAGCTGTTCGCCAAGGACCCGGAGCGGGCTGCCCGCCGATTGGTGCACAACCCGGTCGGCCGGTTCGCCGAGCCCACCGAGATCGCCAACGCCGTGCTGTTCCTCGCCTCCGACGAGTCCAGCTTCATCACCGCGTCGCAGTTCCTGGTGGACGGCGGCATCTCCGGCGCCTACGTCACCCCGCTCGACTGA